One window of the Rosa rugosa chromosome 3, drRosRugo1.1, whole genome shotgun sequence genome contains the following:
- the LOC133735319 gene encoding TMV resistance protein N-like isoform X1: MSIQRTSTSFPPSPPQWKYDVFLSFRGEDTRKAFTDHLYAALEHQGIITFRDDPELQKGKAISPELFAAIEESRFSLIVLSQNYASSTWCLDELVRILECMKARESVLPIFYDVDPSDVRKQTGCFREAFINHEERFRDDKEKVRRWRYALTEVATFSGWNSKEWYESKLIRDIVEVIWTKLQPTSFSYAENLVGIYSRLQPVNLLLGVGVDDVRFIGIWGMGGIGKTTIVRAVYERISREFEFSFPLMDVRSSVEKSDLLNLQKQLLSGILTKQANISDLHEGATIIRRLLGQKKVLLILDNVNHSSHLKYLAGNQEWFGSGSRVLITTRNEHLLIEHGVERRLKVEELNHDDSLQLFSWKAFKRVYPEEDFLDLSEYVIDYAKGLPLALEVLGSFLYGRDLSEWNSALTKLGRVCNLEIFDILKVSYDGLDDEEKKIFLDIACFFCGEDKDRVTEVLMSCDVSAIIGLKVLTERSLLTVSHGRLWMHDLLQEMGREIVRRESTDEPGKRSRLWLPEDIKHVLTKNNGTEAIEGIFVDLTESEVKVDVNRKSFSMMNKLRYLKINNGNLPKGLESLPNSLRLLDWTRYPLKSLPSHFDPQKLLELSLCHSCIKHVRIGTEPLYNLQTINLSHSLNLVSTPKFKGMPYLEFIVLEGCIRLYKVDPGIEVLERLIVLNLKDCKNLVRLPSSVSGLKSLEDLNLSGCSKLEKLPDELGHVACLETLDVSGSGIREVPSSIGLLKNLKELSLHGCKAQSPKSWNMVFNPFQLLQKRSHIRAGLSLHCLSGLHSLTKLDLSDCNLSEEAMPSDFGCLSSLRELNLSRNQFVRLPGSIGQLSGLETLLLNQCRKLRILPELPSYVWVDASNCISLDTLANQNGQYNSMLEGTFVNCFKMVENESCGSIALSLLTRYLKFQHWGSSVHSTRNFSFIGPGNEIPEWYNHQSVGSSVTVELHPGWFSNKWTGFAFCVVFRLLNPLPPLVKMSIMCSWTANGQSLSSFGLGFGEEWGLPVLDHTWFTFLPRVGFFEEWQDIYYQLLISFHFCHVDAAIINEEILQVKNCGVRMVYEEDVEELWQTLMKQNNTRPGLQHYDNDDDDAASSSANRAHPNRFKQLHLEGAGPSVSPYIHD; encoded by the exons ATGAGCATACAAAGAACCTCTACATCTTTCCCCCCTTCACCTCCTCAGTGGAAATATGATGTCTTTTTGAGTTTTAGAGGCGAGGATACTCGAAAGGCTTTTACAGACCACTTATACGCTGCATTGGAACATCAAGGAATCATAACTTTCAGGGATGACCCTGAACTTCAAAAAGGTAAAGCTATTTCTCCGGAACTTTTTGCTGCAATTGAAGAATCAAGATTTTCTCTCATTGTTCTGTCACAAAATTATGCATCGTCAACATGGTGCTTGGATGAGCTTGTAAGAATTCTTGAATGCATGAAAGCAAGAGAAAGTGTGTTGCCAATTTTCTATGATGTTGATCCCTCTGATGTACGAAAGCAAACAGGATGTTTTAGAGAAGCCTTCATTAATCATGAAGAAAGGTTTAGGGATGATAAAGAGAAAGTGCGAAGGTGGAGATATGCTTTAACTGAAGTGGCAACTTTCTCCGGGTGGAATTCAAAGGAATG GTATGAATCAAAGCTCATTAGAGATATTGTTGAGGTTATATGGACAAAATTGCAACCTACATCATTCAGCTATGCAGAAAATCTAGTTGGAATTTACTCAAGATTGCAGCCAGTCAATTTGCTTTTAGGTGTAGGGGTGGATGATGTCCGCTTCATTGGGATATGGGGAATGGGTGGGATTGGTAAGACAACTATTGTAAGAGCGGTGTATGAGAGAATCTCTCGTGAATTTGAATTTAGTTTCCCTCTTATGGATGTTAGAAGCTCCGTTGAAAAAAGTGATCTACTTAATTTACAAAAGCAGCTTCTCTCTGGGATCTTGACAAAACAGGCCAACATATCAGACCTTCATGAAGGAGCCACCATTATAAGGAGGTTGTTAGGTCAAAAAAAAGTTCTTCTCATTCTTGATAATGTGAACCATTCAAGCCATTTAAAATATTTGGCAGGAAACCAAGAGTGGTTTGGTTCAGGGAGTAGAGTTCTTATCACAACTAGAAATGAGCATTTGTTGATTGAACATGGAGTGGAGAGAAGATTGAAGGTCGAAGAATTAAATCATGATGATTCTCTTCAGCTTTTTAGCTGGAAAGCATTCAAAAGAGTTTACCCTGAAGAAGATTTTCTTGATTTGTCAGAATATGTTATAGATTATGCCAAAGGTCTTCCTTTAGCTCTTGAAGTACTGGGTTCTTTTTTGTATGGAAGAGACCTAAGTGAATGGAATAGTGCATTGACAAAACTGGGAAGAGTTTGTAACTTGGAAATTTTTGACATACTTAAAGTAAGTTATGATGGTCTGGatgatgaggagaagaaaataTTCCTAGACATTGCATGCTTCTTTTGCGGAGAGGACAAAGATCGAGTAACAGAAGTACTGATGAGTTGCGATGTTTCTGCAATTATTGGATTAAAAGTTCTTACCGAAAGATCTCTCTTGACTGTTTCGCATGGAAGACTATGGATGCACGATTTGCTCCAAGAAATGGGTAGGGAAATTGTACGCCGGGAATCTACTGATGAGCCAGGCAAGCGCAGTAGGTTATGGCTTCCTGAAGACATCAAACATGTCTTGACCAAAAATAAT GGAACTGAAGCAATAGAAGGCATATTTGTGGACTTAACCGAGTCAGAAGTAAAGGTGGACGTGAAtcgaaaatcattttcaatGATGAACAAATTGAGATACCTGAAGATTAATAATGGGAATCTACCTAAGGGGCTTGAATCTCTTCCCAATAGTTTACGGCTTCTTGATTGGACGAGGTATCCGTTAAAATCTCTGCCATCACATTTCGACCCTCAAAAGCTGCTCGAACTTAGTTTGTGTCATAGCTGTATTAAACATGTTCGGATAGGAACTGAG CCTTTATACAATTTGCAAACCATTAATCTGAGTCACTCTCTGAATCTTGTCAGCACCCCAAAATTTAAAGGCATGCCATATCTCGAGTTCATAGTTCTTGAAGGTTGTATAAGATTGTATAAGGTTGATCCAGGAATTGAAGTGCTTGAAAGACTTATTGTGCTGAACTTGAAAGATTGTAAGAATCTTGTGCGTCTTCCAAGCAGTGTAAGTGGCTTAAAATCTCTCGAAGATCTCAATCTTTCTGGTTGCTCAAAGCTTGAAAAATTGCCAGATGAGTTGGGTCATGTTGCTTGTTTGGAGACACTTGATGTGAGTGGATCTGGCATAAGAGAAGTGCCCTCCTCAATTGGTCTTTTGAAAAACTTGAAAGAATTATCCCTTCATGGATGTAAAGCACAGTCACCTAAATCCTGGAATATGGTGTTCAACCCTTTTCAGTTATTGCAAAAAAGAAGTCACATTCGCGCAGGATTGTCGTTGCATTGTTTATCTGGTTTGCATTCATTAACCAAACTGGATTTAAGTGACTGCAATCTTTCTGAAGAAGCAATGCCGAGTGATTTTGGATGCTTGTCTTCATTGAGAGAATTAAATCTCAGCAGAAATCAATTTGTTAGACTACCTGGGAGCATCGGCCAACTCTCTGGACTTGAAACTCTTCTCTTGAATCAGTGCCGTAAGCTCAGGATATTACCAGAGCTTCCATCTTATGTATGGGTAGACGCTAGCAACTGCATTTCATTAGATACATTGGCCAATCAAAATGGACAATACAATTCGATGCTAGAAGGAACATTTGTTAATTGTTTCAAAATGGTGGAGAATGAAAGCTGTGGGAGTATAGCACTTTCATTGCTAACACGCTATCTGAAGTTTCAACATTGGGGTTCGTCCGTACATTCTACCCGTAATTTTAGCTTTATTGGTCCTGGAAATGAAATACCAGAGTGGTACAATCACCAAAGTGTGGGGTCTTCAGTAACTGTAGAGCTGCATCCAGGTTGGTTTAGTAACAAGTGGACGGGATTCGCCTTCTGTGTCGTTTTTAGACTTCTCAACCCACTCCCGCCTTTGGTTAAGATGTCCATTATGTGCTCATGGACGGCCAATGGACAATCCTTGAGCAGCTTTGGTCTAGGGTTTGGTGAAGAGTGGGGTCTGCCTGTGTTGGATCACACTTGGTTCACCTTTTTGCCCCGTGTTGGATTCTTTGAAGAGTGGCAGGATATCTACTATCAGCTTCTAATCTCATTTCATTTCTGCCACGTGGATGCCGCAATAATAAATGAGGAAATTCTGCAAGTGAAGAACTGTGGGGTCCGTATGGTATACGAGGAAGATGTGGAGGAGCTTTGGCAAACATTAATGAAGCAAAACAATACCAGACCAGGCCTTCAACACTatgataatgatgatgatgatgcagcATCTAGTAGTGCAAATCGGGCTCATCCAAATAGATTTAAACAACTCCACCTTGAGGGGGCAGGACCTAGTGTAAGCCCTTACATTCATGACTAG
- the LOC133735319 gene encoding TMV resistance protein N-like isoform X2, whose product MSILCCRYESKLIRDIVEVIWTKLQPTSFSYAENLVGIYSRLQPVNLLLGVGVDDVRFIGIWGMGGIGKTTIVRAVYERISREFEFSFPLMDVRSSVEKSDLLNLQKQLLSGILTKQANISDLHEGATIIRRLLGQKKVLLILDNVNHSSHLKYLAGNQEWFGSGSRVLITTRNEHLLIEHGVERRLKVEELNHDDSLQLFSWKAFKRVYPEEDFLDLSEYVIDYAKGLPLALEVLGSFLYGRDLSEWNSALTKLGRVCNLEIFDILKVSYDGLDDEEKKIFLDIACFFCGEDKDRVTEVLMSCDVSAIIGLKVLTERSLLTVSHGRLWMHDLLQEMGREIVRRESTDEPGKRSRLWLPEDIKHVLTKNNGTEAIEGIFVDLTESEVKVDVNRKSFSMMNKLRYLKINNGNLPKGLESLPNSLRLLDWTRYPLKSLPSHFDPQKLLELSLCHSCIKHVRIGTEPLYNLQTINLSHSLNLVSTPKFKGMPYLEFIVLEGCIRLYKVDPGIEVLERLIVLNLKDCKNLVRLPSSVSGLKSLEDLNLSGCSKLEKLPDELGHVACLETLDVSGSGIREVPSSIGLLKNLKELSLHGCKAQSPKSWNMVFNPFQLLQKRSHIRAGLSLHCLSGLHSLTKLDLSDCNLSEEAMPSDFGCLSSLRELNLSRNQFVRLPGSIGQLSGLETLLLNQCRKLRILPELPSYVWVDASNCISLDTLANQNGQYNSMLEGTFVNCFKMVENESCGSIALSLLTRYLKFQHWGSSVHSTRNFSFIGPGNEIPEWYNHQSVGSSVTVELHPGWFSNKWTGFAFCVVFRLLNPLPPLVKMSIMCSWTANGQSLSSFGLGFGEEWGLPVLDHTWFTFLPRVGFFEEWQDIYYQLLISFHFCHVDAAIINEEILQVKNCGVRMVYEEDVEELWQTLMKQNNTRPGLQHYDNDDDDAASSSANRAHPNRFKQLHLEGAGPSVSPYIHD is encoded by the exons ATG TCTATTCTGTGTTGTAGGTATGAATCAAAGCTCATTAGAGATATTGTTGAGGTTATATGGACAAAATTGCAACCTACATCATTCAGCTATGCAGAAAATCTAGTTGGAATTTACTCAAGATTGCAGCCAGTCAATTTGCTTTTAGGTGTAGGGGTGGATGATGTCCGCTTCATTGGGATATGGGGAATGGGTGGGATTGGTAAGACAACTATTGTAAGAGCGGTGTATGAGAGAATCTCTCGTGAATTTGAATTTAGTTTCCCTCTTATGGATGTTAGAAGCTCCGTTGAAAAAAGTGATCTACTTAATTTACAAAAGCAGCTTCTCTCTGGGATCTTGACAAAACAGGCCAACATATCAGACCTTCATGAAGGAGCCACCATTATAAGGAGGTTGTTAGGTCAAAAAAAAGTTCTTCTCATTCTTGATAATGTGAACCATTCAAGCCATTTAAAATATTTGGCAGGAAACCAAGAGTGGTTTGGTTCAGGGAGTAGAGTTCTTATCACAACTAGAAATGAGCATTTGTTGATTGAACATGGAGTGGAGAGAAGATTGAAGGTCGAAGAATTAAATCATGATGATTCTCTTCAGCTTTTTAGCTGGAAAGCATTCAAAAGAGTTTACCCTGAAGAAGATTTTCTTGATTTGTCAGAATATGTTATAGATTATGCCAAAGGTCTTCCTTTAGCTCTTGAAGTACTGGGTTCTTTTTTGTATGGAAGAGACCTAAGTGAATGGAATAGTGCATTGACAAAACTGGGAAGAGTTTGTAACTTGGAAATTTTTGACATACTTAAAGTAAGTTATGATGGTCTGGatgatgaggagaagaaaataTTCCTAGACATTGCATGCTTCTTTTGCGGAGAGGACAAAGATCGAGTAACAGAAGTACTGATGAGTTGCGATGTTTCTGCAATTATTGGATTAAAAGTTCTTACCGAAAGATCTCTCTTGACTGTTTCGCATGGAAGACTATGGATGCACGATTTGCTCCAAGAAATGGGTAGGGAAATTGTACGCCGGGAATCTACTGATGAGCCAGGCAAGCGCAGTAGGTTATGGCTTCCTGAAGACATCAAACATGTCTTGACCAAAAATAAT GGAACTGAAGCAATAGAAGGCATATTTGTGGACTTAACCGAGTCAGAAGTAAAGGTGGACGTGAAtcgaaaatcattttcaatGATGAACAAATTGAGATACCTGAAGATTAATAATGGGAATCTACCTAAGGGGCTTGAATCTCTTCCCAATAGTTTACGGCTTCTTGATTGGACGAGGTATCCGTTAAAATCTCTGCCATCACATTTCGACCCTCAAAAGCTGCTCGAACTTAGTTTGTGTCATAGCTGTATTAAACATGTTCGGATAGGAACTGAG CCTTTATACAATTTGCAAACCATTAATCTGAGTCACTCTCTGAATCTTGTCAGCACCCCAAAATTTAAAGGCATGCCATATCTCGAGTTCATAGTTCTTGAAGGTTGTATAAGATTGTATAAGGTTGATCCAGGAATTGAAGTGCTTGAAAGACTTATTGTGCTGAACTTGAAAGATTGTAAGAATCTTGTGCGTCTTCCAAGCAGTGTAAGTGGCTTAAAATCTCTCGAAGATCTCAATCTTTCTGGTTGCTCAAAGCTTGAAAAATTGCCAGATGAGTTGGGTCATGTTGCTTGTTTGGAGACACTTGATGTGAGTGGATCTGGCATAAGAGAAGTGCCCTCCTCAATTGGTCTTTTGAAAAACTTGAAAGAATTATCCCTTCATGGATGTAAAGCACAGTCACCTAAATCCTGGAATATGGTGTTCAACCCTTTTCAGTTATTGCAAAAAAGAAGTCACATTCGCGCAGGATTGTCGTTGCATTGTTTATCTGGTTTGCATTCATTAACCAAACTGGATTTAAGTGACTGCAATCTTTCTGAAGAAGCAATGCCGAGTGATTTTGGATGCTTGTCTTCATTGAGAGAATTAAATCTCAGCAGAAATCAATTTGTTAGACTACCTGGGAGCATCGGCCAACTCTCTGGACTTGAAACTCTTCTCTTGAATCAGTGCCGTAAGCTCAGGATATTACCAGAGCTTCCATCTTATGTATGGGTAGACGCTAGCAACTGCATTTCATTAGATACATTGGCCAATCAAAATGGACAATACAATTCGATGCTAGAAGGAACATTTGTTAATTGTTTCAAAATGGTGGAGAATGAAAGCTGTGGGAGTATAGCACTTTCATTGCTAACACGCTATCTGAAGTTTCAACATTGGGGTTCGTCCGTACATTCTACCCGTAATTTTAGCTTTATTGGTCCTGGAAATGAAATACCAGAGTGGTACAATCACCAAAGTGTGGGGTCTTCAGTAACTGTAGAGCTGCATCCAGGTTGGTTTAGTAACAAGTGGACGGGATTCGCCTTCTGTGTCGTTTTTAGACTTCTCAACCCACTCCCGCCTTTGGTTAAGATGTCCATTATGTGCTCATGGACGGCCAATGGACAATCCTTGAGCAGCTTTGGTCTAGGGTTTGGTGAAGAGTGGGGTCTGCCTGTGTTGGATCACACTTGGTTCACCTTTTTGCCCCGTGTTGGATTCTTTGAAGAGTGGCAGGATATCTACTATCAGCTTCTAATCTCATTTCATTTCTGCCACGTGGATGCCGCAATAATAAATGAGGAAATTCTGCAAGTGAAGAACTGTGGGGTCCGTATGGTATACGAGGAAGATGTGGAGGAGCTTTGGCAAACATTAATGAAGCAAAACAATACCAGACCAGGCCTTCAACACTatgataatgatgatgatgatgcagcATCTAGTAGTGCAAATCGGGCTCATCCAAATAGATTTAAACAACTCCACCTTGAGGGGGCAGGACCTAGTGTAAGCCCTTACATTCATGACTAG